A window of the Streptomyces sp. NBC_00878 genome harbors these coding sequences:
- a CDS encoding SDR family NAD(P)-dependent oxidoreductase, whose translation MGIVREKAAEFRAALGDALGVRLPATVLFDHPNPDALVRHLAELLLGEPEMAEPGPTGRHADEPIAIIGMACRYPGGVGSPEELWQLTAGEVDAMGELPADRGWDPGLYDPDPDRPGTSTTHEGAFLPGAGDFDAEFFGISPREALGMDPQQRLLLEVAWETIERAGIDPSSLRGSRTSVFAGIGYQDYQNDWHRAEQIRGYALTGALTSVISGRIAYALGTEGPAITVDSACSSSLVTAHLAAQSLRLGDCELALAGGVTVMATPGVFVEFSHKRGIAPDGRCKSFAAAADGTGWGEGAGMLLLERLSDARRNGHTVLAVIRGSAVNQDGASNGLTAPNGPAQQRVIREALANAGLRSADVDVVEAHGTGTTLGDPIEAQALLATYGQDRETPLLVGSLKSNIGHTQAASGVAGVIKMVHAMRHGVVPKTLHVDRPSPHVDWSVGKVELATEATPWPTGTIRRAGVSAFGVSGTNAHLILEQAPAVQTDPSRADGEVPQPDGDGRLPGADGAVPGGDGTVPGSDGPVPWMLSARTEPALRAQADRLLAHLERNPALRQADVARSLATTRTAFEHRAAVLAKDPIPGLTALSRGERSPTVLRGVADTERRVAFLFSGQGSQRIGMGKRLYKNFPVFAAALDEICEEIDLPLRDALFGDDRALLDRTEYTQPALFAFEVALFRLLTHWGVAPEYVAGHSVGEIAAAHVAGVLTVADAARMVTARGRLMQALPGGGAMLAVQAGESEVRPLLDGFEDRVSIAAVNGPTSIVLSGAGDVIDELADRLPGRCKRLHVSHAFHSPLMDPVLGEFGDIVRSLDLRPPRLSVVSTLTGRLATAEDLCVPDYWVRHLREAVRFGDGVRWLQDEGITDFVEVGPGGALSAMVPGCSPMLVKDRPEEQSLIDAITQLHVRGVDVDWRRVFAEHDARPVDLPTYAFQHERFWLERPGPADDARGHRIVWKPLSEPSGRTLHGTWLLAGADDEIAAALTNAGAHVIQATTAFDVSGSDLSGLDASGVGTSGFDATGFGDIGPRDIDELAGIVSVGDAADLLALAQLRLPAPIWGVTRGAVAVSSADPLDSPDRAQVWGLGRVVALEQPRRWGGLIDLPAVLDERTAQRFVAVLSGLDGEDQVAVRGSGLFARRLTRATNRPGGGWRPRGTVLVTGGTGGLGAAVARRLAKEGAEHLVLVSRRGESSPGAAHLRAELAASGAKVTIAACDVAHRDSVVGLLASLPGPVTAVVHAAGVSGGFTPAMDLSADEFADVVAAKTTGAAVLHELLEDLDAFVLFSSIAGVWGGGGQSAYSAANAYLDALAEHRRARGLPATSIAWGPWAGDGMAADPAVAEHMLRRGLSPMPPEAGLNALWQAVGSGEPCLVVADVDWDTFVPAFTASRPSPLLDALDGSADRSRTAPAPVPAAYQGDILDLVLAEVAAVLGHESPDQISPTKAFRELGFDSVSAVQLRNRLSTVADLPVTAVFDYPTPAELAGHLRGGDEPERRTRAAAVDGDPIVITAMSCRYPGGVESPEDLWRMVSAGEDAITGFPDDRGWKLDELYDPDPDAAGTSYVRSGGFLADVAGFDAEFFGVNPSEALSMDPQQRLLLETTWEALERAGIEPESLRGSDAGVFVGTNGQDYETLLRQDPAAVEGYLRIGTAGSVLSGRIAYMLGSQGPALSVDTACSSSLVALHLAAQALRNDECSLAIVGGVTVMATPSGFVEFSRQRGLAVDGRIKAFAAAADGTGWAEGVGVLVLERRSDAERHGRPVLAVVKGSAVNQDGASNGLTAPNGPSQRAVIRQALANAGLRPAEVDVLEAHGTGTTLGDPVEAQAVLATYGQDRATPLLMGAIKSNIGHTQAAAGVAGVIKMVLAMRHGLVPRTLHVDEPTPHVDWSAGAVELLVDQVPWPAVDRPRRAGVSSFGISGTNAHVVIEQGDASEAPLPKRTFQHQRFWPNAEVRRRHGDDRPTVRWRERLLGMAEADRAQFLVDLVRSEVADVLGHRGAVPTGGTFSELGFDSLTVTNLSRRLRMATGLPVPAALLYDHPSPAALAAHLAQLLAADDRQPLVALDELEVGLRAGPVDDSTRNALAGRLRTLLDEVTRADTGVAAEFASATNDEMFELIDRELGGGSDGPEELRP comes from the coding sequence ATGGGGATCGTGCGCGAGAAGGCCGCCGAATTCAGGGCGGCACTCGGCGACGCGCTCGGCGTGCGACTGCCGGCGACCGTGCTATTCGACCATCCGAACCCGGACGCGCTGGTCCGCCATCTCGCCGAACTGCTCCTGGGAGAGCCCGAGATGGCCGAGCCCGGGCCCACCGGGCGGCATGCCGACGAACCGATCGCCATCATCGGCATGGCGTGCCGGTACCCCGGCGGCGTCGGCTCGCCCGAGGAACTGTGGCAGCTGACCGCCGGTGAGGTCGACGCGATGGGCGAACTCCCCGCGGACCGAGGCTGGGACCCCGGCCTCTACGACCCCGATCCCGACCGGCCAGGGACCTCGACGACCCACGAAGGCGCGTTCCTGCCCGGCGCGGGGGATTTCGACGCGGAGTTCTTCGGGATCAGTCCTCGCGAGGCACTCGGCATGGATCCGCAGCAGCGGCTCCTGCTGGAGGTCGCGTGGGAAACCATCGAACGCGCCGGCATCGATCCGTCCTCCCTCCGCGGGAGCCGGACCAGCGTCTTCGCCGGGATCGGCTACCAGGACTACCAGAACGACTGGCACCGCGCCGAGCAGATCCGGGGATACGCGCTCACTGGTGCGTTGACCAGTGTCATCTCCGGCCGGATCGCCTATGCGCTGGGCACCGAGGGACCAGCGATCACTGTCGACTCGGCCTGCTCGTCGTCGCTGGTCACCGCGCATCTGGCGGCCCAGTCGCTGCGCCTGGGCGATTGCGAACTGGCACTGGCCGGCGGTGTGACCGTCATGGCCACCCCCGGTGTGTTCGTCGAGTTCAGCCACAAGCGTGGGATAGCGCCGGACGGCCGGTGCAAGTCGTTCGCCGCGGCCGCCGACGGCACCGGCTGGGGCGAGGGCGCCGGCATGCTCCTGCTGGAGCGGCTCTCCGACGCACGGCGCAACGGTCATACGGTGCTGGCCGTGATCCGGGGGTCCGCGGTCAACCAGGACGGGGCGTCCAACGGGCTGACGGCACCCAACGGCCCAGCCCAGCAGCGTGTCATCCGTGAGGCACTGGCCAACGCCGGTCTGCGGTCGGCCGACGTGGACGTCGTGGAAGCGCACGGCACCGGAACGACGCTCGGTGACCCGATCGAGGCGCAGGCGCTGCTCGCCACGTACGGCCAGGACCGGGAGACGCCGCTGCTGGTCGGTTCGCTCAAGTCCAACATCGGGCACACGCAGGCCGCTTCCGGTGTGGCCGGCGTCATCAAGATGGTGCACGCGATGCGGCACGGCGTGGTGCCGAAGACGCTCCACGTCGACCGGCCGTCGCCGCACGTGGACTGGTCCGTGGGCAAGGTCGAGCTGGCGACCGAGGCGACGCCGTGGCCGACCGGGACGATCCGCAGGGCCGGGGTGTCCGCCTTCGGGGTGAGCGGCACCAACGCCCACCTCATCCTGGAACAGGCGCCCGCCGTCCAGACGGACCCGTCGCGGGCCGACGGCGAGGTTCCGCAGCCCGATGGCGACGGCCGGCTGCCCGGCGCAGACGGTGCGGTGCCCGGCGGCGACGGCACGGTGCCCGGCAGTGATGGTCCGGTGCCGTGGATGCTGTCGGCGCGGACCGAGCCCGCACTACGGGCACAGGCCGATCGGCTGCTCGCGCACCTGGAGCGCAACCCGGCACTGCGGCAGGCCGATGTGGCCAGGTCGCTGGCGACGACCCGGACCGCCTTCGAGCACCGCGCGGCCGTGCTCGCGAAGGACCCCATTCCCGGGCTGACGGCACTGTCCCGCGGTGAACGCTCGCCGACGGTGCTGCGGGGTGTCGCGGACACCGAGCGTCGGGTCGCCTTCCTGTTCAGCGGCCAGGGCTCGCAACGCATCGGGATGGGGAAACGCCTCTACAAGAACTTCCCGGTGTTCGCCGCGGCCCTCGACGAGATCTGCGAGGAGATCGACCTGCCGCTGCGCGACGCGCTCTTCGGCGACGACCGCGCCCTGCTCGACCGTACCGAGTACACCCAGCCGGCCCTGTTCGCGTTCGAGGTCGCCCTGTTCAGGCTGCTCACGCACTGGGGAGTGGCCCCGGAGTACGTGGCGGGCCACTCCGTCGGCGAGATCGCCGCCGCACACGTCGCGGGAGTGCTCACGGTGGCGGACGCCGCCCGCATGGTGACCGCGCGCGGACGCCTGATGCAGGCGCTGCCCGGCGGCGGGGCCATGCTCGCCGTGCAGGCCGGTGAGTCCGAAGTACGGCCGTTGCTCGACGGGTTCGAGGACCGGGTGAGCATCGCAGCGGTCAACGGACCGACGTCGATCGTGCTGTCCGGTGCCGGCGACGTCATCGACGAACTGGCCGACCGGCTCCCGGGCCGGTGCAAGCGGCTCCACGTCAGCCACGCGTTCCACTCACCGCTCATGGATCCGGTGCTCGGCGAGTTCGGGGACATCGTGCGGAGCCTGGACCTCCGGCCGCCCCGGCTGTCGGTGGTGTCCACGTTGACCGGACGGCTCGCCACCGCCGAGGACCTGTGCGTACCGGACTACTGGGTGCGCCACCTCCGTGAGGCCGTGCGGTTCGGCGACGGTGTGCGGTGGCTCCAGGACGAGGGGATCACCGATTTCGTCGAGGTCGGGCCCGGCGGTGCGCTCTCCGCGATGGTGCCGGGGTGTTCGCCGATGCTGGTCAAGGACCGCCCGGAGGAGCAGTCGCTGATCGACGCCATCACGCAACTGCACGTGCGCGGGGTCGACGTCGACTGGCGCCGCGTGTTCGCCGAACACGACGCCCGCCCCGTCGACCTGCCGACCTATGCGTTCCAGCACGAGCGGTTCTGGCTGGAGCGCCCCGGTCCCGCCGACGACGCCCGCGGTCACCGGATCGTCTGGAAGCCGCTTTCCGAGCCGTCCGGGCGGACGCTGCACGGCACTTGGCTGCTCGCCGGGGCGGACGACGAGATCGCGGCCGCGCTGACGAACGCCGGCGCTCACGTCATCCAGGCGACCACCGCATTCGACGTATCCGGCTCGGACTTATCAGGATTGGACGCATCAGGAGTCGGCACATCCGGATTCGACGCCACCGGATTCGGTGACATCGGGCCGCGTGACATCGACGAGCTGGCGGGGATCGTGTCCGTCGGAGACGCGGCGGATCTTCTCGCGCTCGCGCAACTCCGTCTGCCCGCGCCGATATGGGGTGTGACCCGTGGCGCTGTCGCCGTGAGCAGCGCCGATCCACTCGACTCGCCGGACCGGGCACAGGTCTGGGGCCTGGGCCGGGTGGTCGCGCTCGAACAGCCGCGGCGCTGGGGCGGTTTGATCGATCTGCCCGCGGTGCTCGACGAGCGCACGGCTCAGCGGTTCGTCGCCGTCCTGTCCGGGCTCGACGGCGAGGACCAGGTCGCCGTGCGCGGGTCCGGGCTGTTCGCCCGCCGGCTGACCCGCGCCACGAACCGGCCCGGCGGCGGCTGGCGTCCCCGCGGGACGGTGCTGGTCACCGGCGGAACCGGGGGACTGGGCGCCGCGGTTGCCCGGCGGCTGGCGAAGGAGGGGGCCGAGCACCTGGTCCTGGTCAGCCGGCGTGGCGAGAGCTCTCCGGGGGCGGCGCACCTGCGTGCGGAACTCGCGGCTTCGGGCGCGAAGGTCACGATCGCCGCCTGCGATGTGGCCCACCGCGACAGCGTTGTCGGGCTCCTCGCGTCGTTGCCCGGCCCGGTGACGGCCGTGGTGCACGCCGCCGGGGTCAGCGGCGGATTCACCCCGGCCATGGACCTCTCGGCCGACGAGTTCGCCGACGTCGTCGCGGCCAAGACCACCGGCGCGGCCGTCCTGCACGAACTGCTCGAAGATCTCGACGCGTTCGTGCTGTTCTCCTCGATCGCGGGTGTCTGGGGTGGCGGCGGTCAGTCGGCCTACTCGGCGGCGAACGCCTATCTCGACGCCCTCGCCGAGCATCGCAGGGCGCGCGGTCTCCCGGCGACCTCCATCGCCTGGGGGCCCTGGGCCGGCGACGGCATGGCCGCCGACCCCGCGGTCGCCGAGCACATGCTCCGACGTGGGCTTTCCCCCATGCCGCCCGAGGCCGGGCTGAACGCGCTCTGGCAGGCGGTCGGCTCCGGAGAACCCTGCCTCGTCGTCGCGGACGTCGACTGGGACACCTTCGTCCCGGCCTTCACCGCGAGCCGGCCCAGCCCGCTGCTGGACGCGCTGGACGGGTCGGCCGACCGGTCGCGTACGGCACCGGCGCCGGTCCCGGCGGCCTACCAGGGGGACATCCTGGACCTGGTCCTCGCGGAAGTGGCCGCCGTACTCGGGCACGAATCCCCGGACCAGATCAGCCCGACGAAGGCGTTCCGGGAGCTGGGCTTCGACTCGGTGAGCGCCGTGCAGCTCCGCAACAGGCTCAGCACCGTGGCGGACCTGCCGGTGACCGCGGTGTTCGACTACCCCACACCGGCGGAGCTGGCCGGCCATCTGCGCGGTGGCGACGAGCCGGAACGCCGGACGCGAGCCGCCGCGGTGGACGGCGATCCGATCGTGATCACCGCGATGAGCTGCCGCTATCCGGGCGGTGTCGAGTCGCCGGAGGACCTGTGGCGGATGGTGTCGGCGGGCGAGGACGCGATCACCGGATTCCCGGACGACCGCGGCTGGAAGCTGGACGAGCTCTACGACCCCGATCCCGACGCCGCGGGCACCAGCTATGTGCGGTCCGGGGGATTCCTGGCGGACGTGGCCGGGTTCGACGCCGAGTTCTTCGGTGTCAATCCGAGTGAAGCCCTGTCGATGGACCCGCAGCAGCGGCTGTTGCTGGAAACGACATGGGAAGCGCTCGAACGGGCCGGCATCGAGCCGGAGTCCCTGCGCGGCAGCGATGCCGGTGTCTTCGTCGGCACGAACGGGCAGGACTACGAGACGCTGCTGCGGCAGGACCCGGCCGCGGTCGAAGGCTATCTGCGCATCGGAACGGCGGGCAGCGTGCTGTCCGGGCGCATCGCCTACATGCTGGGGTCGCAGGGGCCCGCGCTCAGTGTGGACACCGCATGTTCCTCGTCGCTGGTCGCCCTGCACCTCGCGGCTCAGGCGCTGCGCAACGACGAGTGCTCCCTGGCGATCGTCGGCGGAGTCACCGTGATGGCCACCCCGTCGGGCTTCGTCGAATTCAGCAGACAGCGCGGACTGGCCGTCGACGGCAGGATCAAGGCCTTCGCCGCGGCGGCCGACGGTACCGGCTGGGCCGAGGGCGTCGGCGTTCTCGTACTGGAACGACGATCCGACGCGGAACGCCACGGCCGTCCCGTCCTGGCGGTGGTCAAAGGTTCGGCGGTGAACCAGGACGGCGCCTCCAACGGGCTGACCGCACCCAACGGTCCCTCGCAGCGGGCCGTGATCCGCCAGGCGCTGGCCAACGCCGGGCTCCGGCCGGCCGAGGTCGACGTACTCGAAGCGCACGGCACCGGTACCACGTTGGGCGACCCCGTCGAGGCGCAGGCGGTGCTCGCCACCTACGGGCAGGACCGCGCCACACCCCTGCTGATGGGGGCGATCAAGTCGAACATCGGTCACACCCAGGCAGCCGCCGGTGTCGCCGGAGTGATCAAGATGGTGCTGGCCATGCGGCACGGCCTGGTCCCCAGGACGCTCCACGTGGACGAACCCACACCGCACGTCGACTGGTCGGCGGGCGCCGTCGAGCTGCTGGTCGACCAGGTGCCGTGGCCGGCCGTCGACCGGCCCCGGCGCGCGGGTGTCTCGTCCTTCGGGATCTCCGGCACCAACGCGCACGTGGTCATCGAGCAGGGCGACGCGTCGGAGGCACCCCTGCCGAAGCGAACCTTCCAGCACCAGCGGTTCTGGCCCAACGCCGAGGTACGACGCAGGCACGGCGACGACCGGCCGACCGTCCGTTGGCGTGAGCGTCTCCTGGGCATGGCCGAAGCGGACCGGGCCCAGTTCCTGGTCGACCTGGTGCGCAGCGAGGTCGCCGACGTGCTCGGGCACCGCGGTGCCGTGCCGACCGGCGGCACGTTCTCCGAGCTCGGCTTCGACTCGCTGACCGTGACCAACCTGAGCAGGCGGCTCCGTATGGCGACCGGCCTGCCGGTGCCGGCGGCCCTGCTGTACGACCATCCGTCGCCGGCCGCGCTGGCCGCCCATCTCGCGCAGTTGCTCGCCGCGGACGACCGGCAGCCGCTCGTCGCGCTGGACGAGCTCGAAGTCGGCCTGCGGGCCGGGCCCGTCGACGACAGCACCAGGAACGCGCTCGCCGGACGGCTGCGCACGCTCCTCGACGAAGTCACGCGGGCGGATACGGGCGTGGCGGCCGAATTCGCTTCGGCGACCAACGACGAGATGTTCGAGCTGATCGACCGCGAGCTCGGCGGCGGCTCGGACGGTCCTGAAGAACTCCGCCCCTGA
- a CDS encoding type I polyketide synthase, whose amino-acid sequence MPDEDKLRDYLNRVMTDLRRTRTRLDEVENAAHEPIAIVGMGCRFPGGIDSPDSLWRVVADGVDVISELPQDRGWDVAGLYDPDPDRAGRTYSREGGFLRDSMHFDAEFFGISPREALAMDPQHRLVLETSWEALERARIDPASLRGSRTGVFVGCTYQDYAARLTEVPSEVEGYLGTANTFAVMSGRVAYTFGLEGPAISLDTACSSALVAMHTAVQSLRRGESSLALAGGACVMFAPTALREFSRQRGLAPDGRSKAFAGAANGVGLGEGVGVLVLERLSDAQRNGRRILAVVRGTAVNQDGASNGMTAPSGLAQERVIRSALADARVEPSDVDAVEAHGTGTTLGDPIEARALLATYGQRRESPLLLGSVKSNMGHAQSAAGIAGVIKMVMAMRHGILPKTLHVDEPSPRVDWTTGSVELLTDAVEWSRTGRPRRAGVSSFGISGTNAHVILEEAPAAGEPESGGRAPAPWLLSARSAAALRAQAERLLPYADAGAADIGAALRARATFEHRAVVFGADQRGALSALAAGGSAPGLVQGVAVEPGRTVLVFPGQGSQWVGMGRELLASSPVFRDELTACSAAFESLLGWSVLDVVGRAEPIDRIDVLQPVLFSIMVSLAAWWRSHGVVPDAVTGTSQGEVAAAYVSGVLSLDDAVRVIGLRSRLLHERMTGRGALASVVLPADQVRSRLADGLTIAGVNSPSLVTVAGGVPEIERLVAELSAEGVRARIVASSVATHSGHVDELRAELLELLGEITPRPATVPFYSTVTGERHQELDARYWFDNMREPVLFEQAVRALMADGFRTFVEATPHPVMTMPIQEIAQDIGSDVVTVGSLRRDEDGPHRMLTSAAELHVRGGELDWDTLSPPGRPLDLPTYPFQRTRYWLEQTTTPSVLDQWRYHVQWQPLPEPLEALHGTWLLVGPADEVREALAKRGAHVVTIEATTDREEFAGRLAGLGEVAGVVSTLALDERPHLPAVTVGLAATLALIQALGDSGIGAPLWCLTRDAATSPAQAQLWGLGRVAALEHPRRWGGLIDLPGVLDDAAADRLAGLLAGAGGEDQIEIRADGVFARRLVHAPPTSGAAADWSPQGTVLITGGTGALGSQVARWLAEEGADHLVLASRRGADAPGAAELGELAAKVTVATCDVADRDSLARLLASLPEPPTLVVHAAGVGESANLADTTPSELSAMMAAKAAGAAHLDELLPDAAFVLFSSVSGVWGGGGQGAYAAANAHLDALAARRRARGVPATAVAWGAWAGSGMAAEPAMRDQLRALGLPPMSPQVNLLALRQALGHGETSVTVADVRWDMFAPGFTVMRPSPLLSELPEVRQALAAPEPAAGDSGLRQQLATLSGPDRIRALVTAIRTEAADVLGHQGLDQVEAGRAFKDFGFDSLTAVELRNRLAAATGLRLPVTAVFDHPTPAKLAEHLLPQLGTGSEPLDVLAELDRLEAAVTSEPEGAARDEVAVRLRALLRRLDSGRDTDGEELGEASDEEMFDLLSKDFGIS is encoded by the coding sequence ATGCCGGACGAGGACAAGCTCCGCGACTACCTGAACCGGGTGATGACCGATCTCCGGCGCACGCGCACCCGGCTCGACGAGGTCGAGAACGCCGCGCACGAACCGATCGCCATCGTCGGCATGGGCTGCCGATTTCCCGGTGGCATCGACTCACCGGACAGCCTGTGGCGCGTGGTCGCCGACGGTGTCGACGTCATCTCCGAGCTGCCGCAGGACCGAGGCTGGGACGTCGCGGGACTCTACGACCCCGATCCCGACCGCGCCGGCCGGACCTACTCGCGGGAGGGGGGATTCCTGCGGGACAGCATGCACTTCGACGCCGAGTTCTTCGGCATCAGCCCCCGCGAAGCGCTTGCCATGGATCCGCAGCACCGGCTGGTCCTCGAGACCTCGTGGGAGGCACTCGAACGCGCCCGGATCGACCCGGCCTCCTTGCGGGGCAGCCGGACCGGGGTGTTCGTCGGCTGCACGTACCAGGACTACGCAGCACGACTGACCGAAGTGCCCAGCGAAGTGGAGGGGTACCTCGGGACGGCGAACACCTTCGCCGTGATGTCCGGCCGGGTGGCGTACACGTTCGGCCTGGAGGGGCCGGCGATCAGCCTCGACACGGCGTGCTCGTCCGCACTGGTCGCGATGCACACGGCCGTGCAGTCGCTGCGCCGCGGCGAGTCCTCGCTCGCGCTCGCCGGCGGCGCGTGTGTGATGTTCGCGCCGACGGCCCTGCGGGAGTTCAGCCGTCAGCGCGGCCTCGCCCCCGACGGCAGGTCCAAGGCGTTCGCCGGCGCCGCGAACGGCGTCGGCCTCGGTGAAGGCGTGGGCGTCCTGGTACTGGAGCGGCTCTCGGACGCCCAGCGCAACGGGCGCCGGATCCTGGCCGTCGTCCGCGGCACGGCGGTCAACCAGGACGGTGCGTCGAACGGGATGACCGCCCCGAGCGGTCTGGCACAGGAGCGGGTGATCCGCAGCGCGCTGGCCGACGCCCGGGTCGAGCCGTCCGACGTGGACGCCGTGGAGGCGCACGGCACCGGCACCACGCTGGGCGATCCCATCGAGGCCCGCGCGCTGCTGGCCACCTACGGGCAGCGGCGCGAGAGTCCGCTGCTGCTGGGCTCGGTGAAGTCCAACATGGGGCATGCCCAGTCGGCGGCCGGGATCGCCGGTGTGATCAAGATGGTCATGGCGATGCGGCACGGCATCCTCCCCAAGACCCTGCACGTCGACGAGCCGTCGCCCCGTGTCGACTGGACCACCGGATCGGTCGAGCTGCTGACCGACGCCGTGGAGTGGTCCCGAACCGGCCGCCCCCGGCGGGCCGGAGTCTCGTCCTTCGGGATCTCCGGCACCAACGCGCACGTGATCCTCGAAGAGGCTCCGGCGGCCGGCGAGCCCGAATCGGGCGGCCGGGCCCCGGCGCCGTGGCTGCTGTCCGCCCGCTCGGCGGCGGCGTTGCGAGCGCAGGCCGAGCGCCTGCTGCCGTACGCGGACGCCGGTGCCGCGGACATCGGTGCCGCGCTGCGGGCCAGAGCGACGTTCGAGCACCGCGCGGTCGTCTTCGGCGCCGACCAACGTGGCGCGCTCTCCGCCCTCGCCGCAGGCGGCTCCGCCCCCGGCCTGGTGCAGGGCGTCGCCGTTGAACCCGGCCGCACCGTCCTCGTCTTCCCCGGCCAGGGTTCGCAGTGGGTGGGGATGGGACGCGAGCTGCTGGCCTCGTCGCCGGTCTTCCGCGACGAGCTGACCGCGTGCTCGGCGGCCTTCGAATCGCTGCTGGGATGGTCGGTCCTCGACGTGGTCGGCCGCGCCGAACCGATCGACCGGATCGACGTCCTGCAACCCGTGCTGTTCTCGATCATGGTGTCACTGGCCGCGTGGTGGCGTTCCCACGGCGTGGTCCCGGACGCGGTGACGGGTACCAGCCAGGGCGAGGTGGCGGCGGCGTACGTCTCCGGTGTGCTGAGCCTCGACGACGCGGTGCGGGTCATCGGCCTGCGCAGCAGGCTGCTGCACGAGCGGATGACAGGTCGCGGCGCGCTGGCCTCCGTCGTGCTGCCCGCCGATCAGGTGCGGTCGCGGCTGGCCGACGGGCTCACCATCGCGGGGGTCAACTCGCCGAGCCTGGTCACCGTCGCCGGAGGCGTGCCCGAGATCGAGCGGCTGGTCGCCGAACTGTCGGCCGAGGGCGTCCGGGCCCGGATCGTGGCGTCCTCGGTCGCGACCCACAGCGGCCACGTCGACGAGCTGCGTGCGGAACTCCTCGAACTGCTGGGCGAGATCACCCCCCGCCCCGCCACCGTGCCGTTCTACTCGACCGTCACCGGCGAGCGCCATCAGGAACTGGACGCCCGGTACTGGTTCGACAACATGCGGGAACCCGTCCTCTTCGAGCAGGCCGTCCGAGCCTTGATGGCCGACGGGTTCCGTACCTTCGTCGAAGCCACGCCCCATCCCGTGATGACGATGCCGATCCAGGAGATTGCCCAGGACATCGGTTCGGACGTGGTGACCGTCGGCTCGCTGCGCCGCGACGAGGACGGGCCGCACCGGATGCTCACCAGCGCGGCGGAACTGCACGTACGCGGCGGCGAACTCGACTGGGACACCCTGTCGCCGCCCGGTCGGCCGCTGGACCTGCCGACCTACCCCTTCCAACGCACTCGTTACTGGCTGGAGCAGACCACCACGCCGTCGGTCCTGGACCAGTGGCGCTACCACGTGCAGTGGCAGCCGCTTCCCGAACCGCTGGAGGCGCTGCACGGCACCTGGCTGCTCGTCGGCCCGGCCGACGAGGTACGAGAAGCGCTGGCCAAGCGTGGAGCACACGTCGTGACGATCGAGGCCACCACCGACCGCGAGGAGTTCGCCGGCCGACTCGCCGGCCTCGGAGAGGTGGCAGGTGTCGTGTCGACGCTCGCGCTCGACGAGCGCCCTCATCTGCCCGCCGTCACGGTCGGTCTCGCCGCCACCCTCGCGTTGATCCAGGCACTGGGAGACAGCGGGATCGGTGCCCCCCTGTGGTGCCTGACCCGGGACGCCGCGACGAGCCCGGCACAGGCGCAGCTGTGGGGGCTGGGGCGGGTGGCCGCCCTGGAGCACCCCCGACGCTGGGGCGGCCTGATCGACCTGCCGGGTGTGCTGGACGACGCCGCCGCGGACCGCCTGGCGGGACTGCTCGCGGGCGCCGGCGGCGAGGACCAGATCGAGATCCGCGCCGACGGCGTGTTCGCGCGGCGTCTGGTGCACGCTCCGCCCACCTCCGGGGCGGCGGCCGACTGGAGTCCCCAGGGCACCGTCCTCATCACCGGCGGTACCGGCGCTCTCGGGTCACAGGTCGCCCGCTGGCTCGCCGAGGAGGGAGCCGATCACCTCGTACTGGCGAGCCGACGCGGTGCCGACGCGCCGGGGGCGGCCGAGTTGGGCGAGCTGGCGGCGAAGGTCACGGTGGCGACGTGCGACGTGGCCGACCGGGACAGCCTGGCCCGGCTGCTCGCGTCCCTGCCCGAACCACCGACGCTGGTCGTGCACGCCGCCGGTGTCGGGGAGAGCGCGAACCTGGCGGACACGACGCCGTCGGAACTGAGCGCGATGATGGCGGCGAAGGCGGCCGGTGCCGCGCACCTCGACGAGTTGCTGCCCGACGCGGCCTTCGTCCTGTTCTCCTCGGTGTCCGGGGTGTGGGGCGGTGGCGGTCAGGGCGCCTACGCCGCCGCGAACGCCCACCTCGACGCACTCGCCGCGCGGCGGCGCGCCAGGGGGGTGCCCGCGACGGCGGTGGCCTGGGGTGCCTGGGCCGGGAGCGGTATGGCGGCCGAGCCCGCGATGCGTGACCAGTTGCGGGCGCTCGGCCTGCCGCCGATGTCGCCGCAGGTCAACCTGCTCGCGCTGCGCCAGGCGCTCGGGCACGGCGAAACCTCTGTCACGGTGGCGGACGTGCGATGGGACATGTTCGCGCCCGGGTTCACCGTGATGCGGCCGAGCCCGCTGCTGTCCGAACTGCCCGAGGTCCGGCAGGCGCTGGCCGCCCCGGAGCCGGCGGCCGGGGACTCGGGGCTGCGGCAGCAGCTGGCCACGCTGTCCGGTCCGGACCGGATCCGCGCACTGGTCACGGCGATCCGTACCGAAGCCGCGGACGTGCTCGGGCACCAGGGTCTCGATCAGGTCGAGGCGGGCCGTGCCTTCAAGGACTTCGGGTTCGACTCGCTGACCGCGGTCGAACTGCGTAACCGGCTGGCCGCCGCGACCGGGCTGCGCCTCCCGGTGACCGCGGTGTTCGACCACCCGACACCGGCCAAGTTGGCCGAACACCTGCTGCCTCAGCTGGGCACAGGCTCGGAACCCCTGGACGTACTGGCCGAGTTGGACCGCCTCGAAGCGGCCGTCACGTCGGAACCCGAGGGTGCCGCCCGCGACGAGGTCGCGGTCCGGCTGCGCGCACTGCTGCGCCGGCTCGACAGCGGCCGGGACACCGACGGCGAGGAACTCGGCGAGGCCTCGGACGAAGAGATGTTCGACCTGCTGAGCAAGGACTTCGGCATCTCATGA